One Coccinella septempunctata chromosome 1, icCocSept1.1, whole genome shotgun sequence DNA window includes the following coding sequences:
- the LOC123315699 gene encoding uncharacterized protein LOC123315699, whose translation MFENLSKIYKRNTNQQKCSLLQDFHTFKFEKNKNVASNISSLLTISHKLKSMNEEIKDIMLIAKIMSVLPEEYRHFSSAWDSVADSEKTLENLQARLTAEEEKLKEGNKENVAFKAFMNNSRSNIVAGKFQGKCFKCNKIGHMANKCRM comes from the exons ATGTTCGAAAATCTTAGCAAGATATACAAAAGAAACACCAATCAACAGAAGTGTAGTCTCCTACAAGATTTCCATACGTTCAAATTCGAGAAGAACAAAAATGTAGCTAGTAATATAAGTAGTTTGCTTACTATTTCTCACAAACTAAAAAGTATGAATGaggaaatcaaagatattatgttGATAGCAAAAATAATGTCAGTGTTACCTGAAGAATATAGACATTTCAGTAGTGCTTGGGATTCTGTAGCTGATTCAgagaaaactttagaaaatcTTCAAGCACGTCTTACAGCTGAAGAAGAGAAATTGAAAGAAGGAAACAAAGAAAATGTGGCTTTCAAGGCTTTCATGAACAATTCAAGAAGTAACATTGTTGCAGGAAAATTCCaaggaaaatgtttcaaatgtaaTAAAATAGGACATATGGCTAATAAATGCCGAATG taa